The Primulina tabacum isolate GXHZ01 chromosome 7, ASM2559414v2, whole genome shotgun sequence genome includes a window with the following:
- the LOC142550674 gene encoding protein FAR1-RELATED SEQUENCE 5-like — protein sequence MNDIAGIPLHKSYNSVVVEAGGYEKMTFIEQDCRNYIDKVRKLRLGEGDAAAIQAYFSKMQSFSPGFFFSFDLDDEGRLKNVFWADNRCRQAYKEFGDVVTFDTTYLTNKYDMPFAPFVGVNHHGHSTLLGCGLLSNEDTETFVWLFRIWLECMEFEAPQGIITDQDRAIQNAIEVVFPKSKHRWCLWHILKKLPEKFGYHCQKASIVSSVHKLVYESQSADEFEHGWFSMLDMYELKNNDWLIGLFRERSRWVPCFLKTSFWAGMSTTQRSEGMNDFFDGYVHSKTSLKQFVEQYEQALRSKIEKEFQADFKSFSQMVPCVTRFDLERQFQNAFTIVKFKQIQQELTGKMYCDIESSDEGSFSTRYVVTEDFTVHERVKEKKFEIIFERDKCTFSCSCHLFEFRGIICRHAIALLIRNKLSAVSEQYILRRWRKDVNRLYMRVKINYNGWITTPGQLNYEKLCKAFTDVAELAADNDDETQKLLKWIETKASDLAISKLGSGCGRNLISQLSMQVDHVDDATQVSTCKVLDPKYTKTKGAPKKLRKKGPLEKSSKKSKVRYIHNTSLIKSHQ from the coding sequence ATGAATGATATAGCAGGTATTCCTCTCCATAAAAGTTATAACTCAGTTGTCGTTGAAGCAGGTGGATATGAGAAGATGACTTTCATTGAACAAGATTGTCGAAATTATATTGATAAGGTCAGAAAATTAAGACTTGGAGAAGGAGATGCAGCTGCTATTCAAGCTTATTTCTCCAAAATGCAGTCATTTTCTCCTGGTTTTTTCTTTAGCTTTGATTTGGATGATGAGGGTCGATTAAAAAATGTATTTTGGGCAGATAATAGATGTAGACAAGCTTATAAGGAATTTGGAGATGTAGTAACTTTTGATACAACATACTTAACTAACAAGTACGACATGCCATTTGCTCCTTTCGTCGGTGTAAATCATCATGGACACTCGACACTACTTGGGTGTGGTCTACTTTCTAATGAAGATACAGAGACATTTGTCTGGTTGTTTAGGATATGGCTAGAGTGCATGGaatttgaagcacctcaagggaTAATCACTGATCAAGACAGGGCAATTCAGAATGCCATAGAAGTTGTATTTCCTAAATCAAAACATAGGTGGTGTTTATGGCATATACTTAAGAAATTACCTGAAAAATTTGGATATCATTGTCAAAAGGCTTCCATAGTCTCGTCTGTACATAAATTGGTATATGAATCACAAAGTGCAGATGAGTTCGAACATGGTTGGTTTTCTATGCTTGATATGTATGAATTGAAAAATAATGATTGGCTGATCGGGCTTTTTAGAGAGAGAAGTCGTTGGGTTCCATGTTTTCTCAAAACATCATTTTGGGCCGGAATGTCAACAACCCAACGGAGTGAGGGTATGAATGATTTTTTTGACGGGTATGTCCATTCAAAAACATCTTTAAAACAGTTTGTGGAGCAATATGAGCAAGCTCTGAGGAGTAAAATTGAGAAAGAGTTTCAAGccgattttaaatccttctCCCAGATGGTCCCTTGTGTTACTCGATTTGATTTGGAGAGGCAATTTCAAAATGCTTTTACAATTGTAAAATTTAAACAAATTCAACAAGAATTGACAGGAAAGATGTATTGTGACATTGAATCTAGTGATGAGGGGTCTTTCAGTACGAGATATGTTGTTACAGAAGATTTTACAGTACATGAGAGAGTTAAGGAAaaaaagtttgaaattatttttgagaGAGATAAATGCACATTTTCTTGTAGTTGTCATTTATTTGAGTTCAGGGGAATAATTTGTAGGCATGCTATTGCACTTTTAATCCGTAACAAATTGTCGGCAGTTTCTGAGCAATATATACTTCGACGTTGGAGAAAAGATGTGAATAGATTGTATATGAGAGTGAAGATCAATTATAATGGATGGATAACTACTCCTGGTCAATTAAATTATGAGAAGTTGTGCAAAGCATTTACAGATGTTGCAGAGTTGGCTGCAGATAATGATGATGAAACTCAAAAGCTTCTCAAGTGGATTGAAACTAAAGCAAGTGATCTTGCTATATCAAAGTTGGGATCAGGTTGTGGTCGTAATTTGATATCACAACTGAGTATGCAAGTAGATCATGTTGATGATGCAACCCAAGTTTCTACTTGCAAAGTTCTTGACCCAAAGTACACTAAAACAAAAGGAGCCCCTAAGAAGCTTCGAAAGAAAGGTCCATTGGAGAAGTCTTCTAAGAAATCGAAGGTACGATATATTCATAATACTTCTTTAATTAAGTCGCATCAATAG
- the LOC142551243 gene encoding plasmodesmata-located protein 2-like isoform X2 — protein MGFPRNPFSSLSLFLSILTILELTPPFNSATDYTTLVYKGCAKQPLQDPTGVYSQALSSLFGTLITQSSKSKFYKNTAGSSQTTITGLFQCRGDLSNVDCYNCVSRLPTLIDKLCGKPIAARIHLFGCYMHYEVSGFTQISGMEMLYKSCGGTNVGGADFEERRDTALNTLENGMGSGNGFYTTTYESVFVMGQCEGDVGNSDCVECVKQAVQRAQVECGSSISAQIYLHKCYISYSYYPNGVPRTPSSASDTSPSSSGKESNTGKTVAIIVGGAAGVGFLVIFMLFARGLLKKKDDY, from the exons ATGGGTTTTCCCAGAAATCCTTTCTCAAGTTTATCTCTTTTCCTGTCGATTTTGACCATTCTTGAACTCACCCCACCGTTCAACTCTGCCACAGACTACACCACCCTGGTGTACAAAGGCTGTGCGAAGCAACCTCTACAAGATCCAACAGGTGTGTACTCACAGGCCCTTTCATCTCTCTTTGGGACCCTCATTACCCAATCCTCGAAATCGAAGTTTTACAAGAATACAGCAGGCAGTAGCCAGACCACAATCACGGGCCTTTTCCAATGTAGAGGTGATTTATCAAATGTTGATTGCTACAACTGTGTCAGCAGGCTTCCTACTCTCATAGACAAGCTATGCGGCAAGCCAATTGCTGCAAGAATCCATCTTTTTGGCTGCTACATGCACTATGAGGTTTCGGGGTTCACCCAAATCTCTGGGATGGAAATGCTGTACAAAAGCTGTGGTGGGACAAATGTTGGTGGGGCAGATTTTGAAGAGAGGAGAGACACTGCTTTGAATACACTGGAGAATGGGATGGGAAGTGGGAATGGGTTTTATACAACAACTTATGAGTCTGTTTTTGTGATGGGGCAGTGTGAAGGTGATGTGGGAAACTCTGACTGTGTGGAGTGTGTGAAACAAGCAGTTCAGAGAGCTCAGGTTGAGTGTGGAAGCTCTATTTCTGCTCAAATTTATCTCCACAAGTGTTATATTAGTTATAGCTATTATCCCAATGGTGTCCCTAGAACACCATCATCTGCTTCAGATACCTCTCCTTCTTCATCAG GTAAGGAGTCCAATACCGGAAAGACGGTGGCTATAATAGTAGGAGGGGCAGCAGGAGTCGGGTTCTTGGTCATTTTCATGCTGTTTGCAAGAGGTTTattgaagaaaaaagatg ATTATTAA